A genome region from Glycine max cultivar Williams 82 chromosome 5, Glycine_max_v4.0, whole genome shotgun sequence includes the following:
- the LOC106798702 gene encoding uncharacterized protein produces the protein MQPTNKSESTTADCVFWLLKSLDDVKKMPLSTPIGDYMVQDLVLETMMVRLSLQEPLYAMVFFLQMKLRWLLSYMPSRGSMIWTSTVLSSRLTTNNSTMSFSPTFLTSILSLSF, from the exons ATGCAACCAACGAATAAATCag AATCAACAACTGCGGATTGTGTCTTCTGGTTGCTGAAATCCTTGGATGATGTCAAAAAG ATGCCTCTCTCTACCCCAATCGGGGATTATATGGTGCAGGACCTTGTGTTAGAAACCATGATGGTGCGTTTGTCATTGCAAGAACCTCTTTATGCCATGGTCTTCTTCCTGCAAATGAAGCTGAGATGGCTTCTCTCTTATATGCCATCACGTGGATCCATGATATGGACCTCCACAGTATTGTCGTCGAGATTGACCACAAACAACTCCACAATGTCATTCTCTCCAACATTTCTCACTTCGATACTGAGTTTGTCCTTTTAG
- the LOC100784413 gene encoding protein ApaG isoform X2, producing MQSLSLSMSLRSSSLANFLLLSSETRVRRRRRSVIVACALEGDSGSSSTSSFLSRTQTYALLKQQLQVAAKSEDYKEAARIRDSLKQFEDEEPVLRLRRLLKEAIAEERFQGIRVQVRSVYIEGRSQPSKGLYFFAYRIRITNNSDHPVQLLRRHWIITDANGRTENVWGIGVVGEQPLILPGNSFEYSSACPLNTPNGRMEGDYEMIHFERVGSRSFNVAIAPFSLSLLGDDEGCVI from the exons ATGCAATCCTTATCGTTAAGTATGAGTCTGAGGAGTAGTAGTTTAGCGAATTTTCTGTTGCTGAGTTCAGAGACGAgagtgagaagaagaagaaggagtgtCATCGTAGCGTGTGCTTTGGAGGGAGACAGTGGTAGCAGTAGCACAAGCTCCTTTCTCTCTCGGACCCAAACCTACGCCCTTCTTAAGCAACAATTGCAAGTGGCTGCTAAATCTGAG GATTACAAGGAAGCAGCTAGAATTCGAGACTCGTTGAAGCAATTTGAGGACGAGGAGCCTGTTTTGCGTCTGAGGAGACTATTGAAGGAAGCAATTGCTGAAGAGAGATTCCAG GGAATCAGGGTTCAAGTTAGGAGTGTATATATAGAGGGCAGAAGTCAGCCTTCAAAGGGGCTATACTTCTTTGCATATAGAATAAGAATTACCAATAACTCAGACCACCCTGTTCAACTTCTTAGAAGGCATTGGATTATAACTGATGCTAATGGGAGAACGGAAAATGTCTG GGGAATTGGAGTTGTTGGTGAACAGCCATTAATACTTCCTGGAAATAGTTTTGAATACTCTTCAGCATGCCCACTGAACACACCAAATGGTAGAATG GAAGGTGATTATGAGATGATCCATTTTGAAAGAGTAGGCTCACGATCATTCAATGTGGCCATTGCCCcgttttctctctctctgctTGGAGATGATGAAGGTTGTGTTATTTGA
- the LOC100787604 gene encoding uncharacterized protein yields MRFVTGSPKGTWQPIMTADTTTESYWLNWRVLVCAILVLFSAIISSLIVLKYEVSRKKARNGDKEGLNLKETSSTLYEDEIWRPCLKGIHPVWLLGFRVFAFVVLLVLLILTATEDGGSIFYFYTQWTFAAVTIYFGLGSLLSMHGCYQHLKKASGDKVGNVDGDAEQGIYDASTPPQGSNPSNHEKGLGAPQEHLVRQPASTWGYIFQILFQMIAGAVMLTDCVFWFIIVPFLTIKDYNINLLIISMHTINAVFLIGDTALNSLRFPWFRIGYFCMWTITYVLFQWIVHAIVKLWWPYPFLDLSSPYAPLCYFSMALLHIPCYGIFALIMKLKHSVLSTRYPDSYLCVT; encoded by the exons ATGAGGTTTGTGACTGGCTCTCCCAAAGGCACGTGGCAACCCATTATGACTGCGGATACAACCACAGAAAGTTACTGGTTGAATTGGAGGGTTTTGGTTTGTGCCATTTTGGTTCTGTTTTCAGCTATCATTTCTTCACTGATTGTATTGAAGTATGAAGTTTCACGGAAGAAAGCAAGAAATGGTGACAAGGAAGGCctgaatttgaaagaaacatcGTCAACTTTGTACGAGGATGAAATTTGGAGGCCTTGTTTGAAAGGAATCCACCCTGTCTGGTTGCTCGGGTTTAGAGTTTTTGCCTTTGTTGTGCTTTTGGTGCTTCTCATACTCACTGCTACCGAGGATGGAGGAAGCATTTTCTACTTTTACACTCA GTGGACTTTTGCCGCAGTCACCATTTATTTTGGG CTGGGATCTTTGCTCTCCATGCATGGATGTTACCAACATCTTAAAAAAGCTAGTGGTGATAAGGTTGGAAATGTAGATGGAGATGCAGAACAAGGAATTTATGATGCTTCTACACCCCCACAGGGTTCTAATCCATCAAACCATGAGAAAGGTTTAGGAGCTCCACAAGAACATCTTGTTCGCCAACCTGCAAGCACCTGGGGTTATATCTTTCAAATATTATTCCAG ATGATTGCAGGCGCTGTAATGCTCACAGATTGTGTGTTTTGGTTCATAATTGTTCCGTTCCTAACCATCAAAGATTACAACATAAATTTG CTAATAATCAGTATGCACACCATCAATGCTGTTTTCCTAATAGGCGATACGGCTTTAAACTCCTTG AGGTTCCCTTGGTTTCGAATAGGATACTTTTGCATGTGGACAATCACATACGTCCTTTTCCAGTGGATTGTTCATGCTATAGTTAAACTCTG GTGGCCATACCCTTTTCTTGATTTGTCATCCCCGTATGCTCCACTAtg TTACTTTTCCATGGCATTGCTGCATATTCCGTGCTATGGCATATTCGCTTTGATAATGAAGCTGAAGCACAGCGTGTTGTCGACGCGGTACCCTGACTCCTACCTATGTGTCACATAA
- the LOC100817724 gene encoding U3 small nucleolar ribonucleoprotein protein MPP10: MANTSDAGVEALRRLKATEPPLFLAPNPALSEAARTASQYLFSSLNPFSPKSPLDQLLVDGFDAEQIWQQIDLQTQPLLSTLRRRVKQLVENPEEISQLKVPSEGGNKKEENILDEWEEESDGFDEELDEEEEEDEEDEEKEGEGEEDEEEEEEEEMEDEEEEEENEEGGGIEDKFLKIDELTKYLEKEEEDFENGEADREGEEEDDDEGESDEEGDFGIGDDDDEDEDEETEGIENARYEDFFGGKKERGSKRKAQALQESDYSDEDDMELDKQTKGTASAHEKQLEKIQSKIEQMEKANIEQKAWTMQGEVTAAKRPKNSALEVDLDFEHNVRPAPVITEEVTASIEDIIKKRIIEGHFNDVQRVPKLPPKGPREVKELDDNKSKQGLAEIYEQEYVQKTDPTSAPLLFKDEQKNEASMLFKRLCLKLDALSHFNFAPKPVIEDMSIQANVPALAMEEIAPVAVSDAAMLAPEEVFDGKGDIKEETELTKAERKRRRANKKRKFKAVAVKRTNKKAQEGAIRRQVNG; the protein is encoded by the exons ATGGCGAACACTAGCGATGCTGGCGTCGAGGCCCTACGGCGGCTGAAAGCGACCGAACCACCGTTGTTCCTCGCTCCCAACCCGGCGCTGTCGGAAGCTGCTCGTACTGCGTCGCAATACTTGTTCTCTTCCCTGAATCCATTTTCCCCAAAATCGCCACTGGACCAACTCCTCGTGGACGGTTTCGACGCCGAACAGATATGGCAACAAATCGACCTCCAAACGCAGCCTCTATTATCCACCCTTCGCCGCCGCGTGAAGCAGCTGGTCGAAAATCCCGAAGAGATTTCCCAGCTGAAGGTTCCTTCGGAGGGTGGGAATAAGAAGGAGGAAAATATTCTAGACGAGTGGGAAGAAGAGAGTGACGGTTTTGACGAGGAATTggatgaggaagaggaagaagatgaggaggatgaagaaaaggagggagaaggagaagaagatgaagaagaagaagaagaagaagagatggaggatgaagaggaagaagaagagaatgaggAAGGTGGTGGCATTGAAGATAAATTCTTGAAAATAGATGAATTGACAAAGTACTTAGAGAAGGAGGAAGAGGATTTCGAGAATGGCGAGGCAGACAGAGAAGGTGAGGAGGAAGACGATGACGAAGGGGAAAGTGATGAG GAAGGTGATTTTGGGattggtgatgatgatgatgaagatgaagatgaagaaacaGAGGGCATAGAAAATGCAAG GTATGAAGACTTCTTTGGAGGTAAAAAGGAAAGGGGGTCAAAAAGAAAAGCTCAAGCACTTCAGGAATCTGATTATTCTGATGAAGATGACATGGAATTGGACAAGcag ACGAAAGGGACTGCATCTGCCCATGAAAAGCAACTGGAAAAGATTCAGTCCAAGATAGAGCAGATGGAGAAAGCTAACATAGAGCAAAAAGCATGGACTATGCAGGGTGAG GTAACTGCTGCAAAGAGACCCAAGAATAGTGCATTGGAGGTTGATCTGGACTTTGAGCACAATGTGAGGCCTGCTCCTGTAATCACTGAAGAAGTTACAGCTTCAATtgaggatataatcaagaaaagGATTATTGAG GGGCATTTTAATGATGTTCAAAGGGTTCCTAAATTGCCACCTAAAGGGCCTCGGGAAGTTAAAGAGTTG GATGATAATAAAAGCAAGCAGGGTCTTGCAGAAATTTACGAG CAAGAATATGTTCAGAAGACAGATCCCACTTCTGCTCCGTTGTTATTCAAAGATGAACAAAAGAATGAG GCAAGCATGCTGTTTAAGAGACTCTGTCTGAAGCTGGATGCCCTTTCTCATTTTAACTTTGCTCCAAAACCT GTTATAGAGGACATGTCTATTCAAGCTAATGTGCCTGCTTTGGCAATGGAAGAA ATTGCACCTGTGGCTGTTTCAGATGCTGCTATGTTGGCTCCTGAGGAGGTATTTGATGGCAAGGGTGATATTAAGGAAGAAACAGAACTTACAAAGgcagaaaggaaaagaaggagagctaataagaaaagaaaatttaaag CTGTGGCAGTAAAAAGGACGAATAAGAAGGCACAAGAAGGTGCAATTCGTAGACAAGTTAATG GGTAA
- the LOC100784413 gene encoding uncharacterized protein isoform X1, protein MQSLSLSMSLRSSSLANFLLLSSETRVRRRRRSVIVACALEGDSGSSSTSSFLSRTQTYALLKQQLQVAAKSEDYKEAARIRDSLKQFEDEEPVLRLRRLLKEAIAEERFQDAASYRDELNNIAPHSLLKCCSDATTLGIRVQVRSVYIEGRSQPSKGLYFFAYRIRITNNSDHPVQLLRRHWIITDANGRTENVWGIGVVGEQPLILPGNSFEYSSACPLNTPNGRMEGDYEMIHFERVGSRSFNVAIAPFSLSLLGDDEGCVI, encoded by the exons ATGCAATCCTTATCGTTAAGTATGAGTCTGAGGAGTAGTAGTTTAGCGAATTTTCTGTTGCTGAGTTCAGAGACGAgagtgagaagaagaagaaggagtgtCATCGTAGCGTGTGCTTTGGAGGGAGACAGTGGTAGCAGTAGCACAAGCTCCTTTCTCTCTCGGACCCAAACCTACGCCCTTCTTAAGCAACAATTGCAAGTGGCTGCTAAATCTGAG GATTACAAGGAAGCAGCTAGAATTCGAGACTCGTTGAAGCAATTTGAGGACGAGGAGCCTGTTTTGCGTCTGAGGAGACTATTGAAGGAAGCAATTGCTGAAGAGAGATTCCAG GATGCTGCTAGTTACCGTGATGAGCTAAACAATATTGCCCCACACTCTCTTTTAAAATGTTGCAGCGATGCTACAACATTG GGAATCAGGGTTCAAGTTAGGAGTGTATATATAGAGGGCAGAAGTCAGCCTTCAAAGGGGCTATACTTCTTTGCATATAGAATAAGAATTACCAATAACTCAGACCACCCTGTTCAACTTCTTAGAAGGCATTGGATTATAACTGATGCTAATGGGAGAACGGAAAATGTCTG GGGAATTGGAGTTGTTGGTGAACAGCCATTAATACTTCCTGGAAATAGTTTTGAATACTCTTCAGCATGCCCACTGAACACACCAAATGGTAGAATG GAAGGTGATTATGAGATGATCCATTTTGAAAGAGTAGGCTCACGATCATTCAATGTGGCCATTGCCCcgttttctctctctctgctTGGAGATGATGAAGGTTGTGTTATTTGA